In Delphinus delphis chromosome 11, mDelDel1.2, whole genome shotgun sequence, one genomic interval encodes:
- the LOC132434365 gene encoding large ribosomal subunit protein eL42-like, which yields MVNVPKTPRTFCKKCGKHQPHKVTQYKKGKDSLYAQGKRRYDRKQSGYGGQTKPIFRKKAKTTKKIVLRLGCVEPNCRSKRMLAIKRCKHFELGGDEKRKGQVIQF from the coding sequence ATGGTGAACGTTCCTAAAACCCCCCGGACTTTCTGTAAGAAGTGTGGCAAGCACCAACCCCACAAAGTGACACAGTACAAGAAGGGCAAGGATTCTCTGTATGCCCAGGGAAAGCGGCGTTATGACAGGAAGCAGAGTGGCTATGGTGGGCAGACTAAGCCGATTTTCCGGAAAAAGGCTAAAACTACAAAGAAGATTGTGCTGAGGCTTGGATGTGTTGAGCCGAACTGCAGATCTAAGAGAATGCTGGCTATTAAGAGATGCAAGCATTTTGAGCTGGGAGGAGATGAGAAGAGAAAGGGCCAAGTGATCCAGTTCTGA